One genomic window of Pseudomonadales bacterium includes the following:
- a CDS encoding HAMP domain-containing histidine kinase, protein MSFWQPKSVLQLLLLGFLIVVAPLGLAIMHTVQTLGDLSEKNRAVTAKVISLNRQGQGLQRDLLDLERRGRQYQALKNDELLDLFQREREMILVKLNELELLVEKSPSVLAQLRQQLVSLEPGRQNPDVLIEQFSQVADARFAASEWLKDEVDFRITAHAQESDRIKDSLLLMVLLMVLATLSLMLFFGYWINRPIQNIVEKIERLGHGDLGKAITVSGPQEIRDVGLQLEWLRSRLDKIDQQKLQFLRHMSHELKTPLANLREGSDLLAEEVLGGLTRQQQEVVTIVQRNSIELQRLIENLLDYTHLSDQVLNPEPVIITELASALLQNYRMSIESKGLRMTTQLDDSEIMVDKQKLKVALDNLISNAVNYTPENGEIEITGGIDRGLLDLSVANSGSAIPEQEREHLFKPFYQGSSVRRGPIKGSGIGLSVAQESIEAQGGSLQLVDHASLAVCFRLICPLQEQ, encoded by the coding sequence ATGTCCTTTTGGCAACCGAAATCTGTTCTCCAGTTGTTGTTGCTCGGTTTTCTGATCGTGGTGGCGCCTCTGGGGTTGGCTATCATGCACACGGTGCAGACACTGGGAGACTTGTCTGAAAAGAACCGTGCCGTTACAGCAAAAGTGATCAGCCTTAACAGGCAGGGGCAGGGTTTGCAGCGGGACTTGCTGGATCTTGAGCGTCGGGGCAGGCAGTACCAGGCGTTGAAAAATGATGAATTGCTGGATCTGTTTCAACGCGAACGTGAGATGATTCTTGTCAAACTGAATGAGCTGGAGTTGCTGGTAGAGAAATCGCCTTCTGTTCTTGCACAACTTCGTCAGCAACTTGTTTCTCTGGAACCTGGTCGGCAAAATCCTGATGTCCTGATCGAACAATTTTCGCAAGTTGCTGATGCGCGCTTCGCCGCAAGTGAGTGGTTAAAGGATGAGGTGGACTTCCGGATTACGGCGCATGCTCAGGAGTCGGATCGCATCAAAGATTCGCTGCTGCTAATGGTGTTGCTAATGGTGTTGGCAACATTATCGTTGATGTTGTTTTTTGGTTACTGGATTAATCGGCCAATTCAGAATATCGTCGAGAAAATAGAACGGTTGGGGCACGGTGATTTGGGTAAGGCCATTACCGTATCCGGTCCGCAGGAAATAAGAGATGTTGGTTTGCAGCTGGAATGGTTGCGCAGTCGGCTGGATAAAATTGACCAGCAGAAATTGCAGTTTCTGCGGCATATGTCTCACGAGTTAAAGACGCCTCTGGCCAATTTGCGGGAGGGGTCCGATTTGCTGGCTGAGGAAGTTCTGGGCGGCTTAACCCGGCAGCAGCAAGAAGTGGTGACTATCGTGCAGAGGAATTCAATTGAATTGCAGCGATTGATAGAAAACTTGTTGGACTATACGCATTTATCGGATCAGGTGCTGAACCCTGAGCCGGTGATCATAACCGAACTGGCCTCCGCTCTGCTGCAGAACTATCGTATGAGTATCGAAAGTAAAGGTCTGCGGATGACGACCCAGCTTGATGATTCAGAAATTATGGTCGACAAACAGAAACTGAAAGTAGCGCTGGATAATCTCATTTCAAATGCGGTTAACTACACCCCTGAGAATGGTGAAATAGAGATTACGGGTGGTATTGACAGGGGGCTGCTGGATTTGTCGGTTGCCAATTCAGGTTCTGCTATTCCCGAACAGGAGAGAGAGCACCTGTTTAAACCATTTTACCAGGGGAGTTCTGTCAGAAGGGGGCCAATCAAGGGGTCGGGAATTGGCTTAAGTGTTGCTCAAGAAAGTATTGAAGCCCAAGGCGGCAGTCTGCAATTAGTGGATCATGCCTCTCTGGCCGTTTGTTTCAGGTTGATATGTCCATTACAAGAGCAGTAA
- a CDS encoding aspartate 1-decarboxylase produces MLSNMLKGKLHMAAVTHAELWYDGSCAIDGKLIDLAGLREFEQIDIYNVDNGERFTTYVIRGEEGSGIISVNGAAARKCQVGDRIIIAAYGQYSEEELANHNPKLVYLNADNSVERTANTIPVQAA; encoded by the coding sequence ATGCTGAGTAATATGCTGAAAGGCAAGCTGCATATGGCGGCTGTCACCCACGCAGAACTCTGGTATGACGGCTCTTGTGCCATCGACGGAAAATTGATCGACCTGGCCGGGTTGCGCGAATTCGAACAAATTGATATTTACAATGTCGATAATGGCGAACGCTTTACCACCTATGTCATCAGGGGCGAAGAGGGATCCGGGATTATTTCTGTCAACGGTGCAGCAGCCCGCAAATGCCAGGTGGGTGACCGAATTATTATTGCTGCCTACGGCCAGTACTCGGAAGAGGAGCTGGCGAACCATAATCCAAAACTGGTTTATCTGAACGCAGATAACAGTGTTGAGCGCACGGCTAATACCATTCCTGTTCAAGCGGCATAG
- a CDS encoding sigma 54-interacting transcriptional regulator, producing MKRHILLVDDDPGLLRLLSIRLEAEGFAVLAAESGEEALPALRNHAVDLVITDLRMGGMDGMELFEQIRHYFPGLPVIILSAQGTIPEAVSAAQRGVFEFLTKPVDKVRLLNTVRSALQHSGGTVQRDESWRAHIISRSEAMEQLLTQVRQISGIDVNVLITGASGTGKELLAKAIHWAGENRSGEFVPINCGALPEQLLESELFGHVKGAFTGAIKDHPGLFVAAENGTLFLDEVAEMPVSLQVKLLRALQERQIRPVGSTRHIPVNARIIAATNRSLEQAMVDGDFREDLFYRLNVVNLHLPDLAERVEDIPPLAHHFLQKADVGLGRVNSFSPAAMELLITAPWPGNVRQLENVVQKTVALSTSQVISADQVQRALDVEKTYLPTLSQAKQQFEHDYLLKLLRIANGSVTEASRLAQRNRTDFYKLLKRHKIQPGQFK from the coding sequence ATCAAAAGACATATTCTTCTGGTCGATGATGATCCAGGACTGTTGCGTTTACTGTCTATTCGTCTGGAGGCTGAAGGCTTTGCGGTGCTTGCTGCGGAATCTGGTGAAGAGGCATTACCTGCATTGCGCAATCATGCTGTCGACCTGGTGATTACTGATTTGCGCATGGGTGGAATGGATGGAATGGAATTGTTTGAGCAGATTCGCCACTATTTCCCCGGGTTGCCGGTGATCATACTCTCTGCCCAGGGCACCATTCCCGAAGCGGTATCAGCAGCCCAGCGGGGTGTTTTCGAATTTCTCACCAAACCGGTCGACAAAGTACGATTACTGAATACTGTGCGGTCGGCACTGCAACACAGCGGCGGCACTGTACAGCGTGATGAATCCTGGCGTGCCCACATTATAAGTCGCAGTGAAGCAATGGAGCAGCTGCTGACTCAGGTTCGGCAAATTAGTGGTATTGATGTCAATGTACTGATTACCGGTGCCAGTGGCACTGGAAAGGAACTTCTCGCAAAAGCAATTCATTGGGCTGGTGAAAACCGCAGTGGTGAATTTGTACCAATCAACTGTGGTGCTCTGCCGGAGCAGTTGCTCGAATCGGAACTGTTTGGTCATGTAAAAGGTGCATTCACAGGTGCCATAAAAGATCACCCCGGCCTGTTTGTTGCCGCAGAAAACGGCACATTATTCCTCGACGAAGTTGCTGAAATGCCTGTTTCACTGCAAGTAAAACTGTTACGGGCGTTACAGGAACGTCAAATTCGGCCAGTGGGCAGCACCCGGCATATACCGGTTAATGCGCGCATTATTGCAGCGACCAATCGATCCCTTGAACAGGCCATGGTGGATGGCGACTTCAGGGAAGATCTGTTTTACCGGCTAAATGTGGTTAATTTACATTTGCCTGATCTTGCCGAGCGCGTGGAAGATATCCCGCCGTTGGCGCATCACTTTTTGCAGAAAGCGGATGTGGGGCTCGGTAGAGTTAACAGCTTTTCACCCGCAGCAATGGAGTTGCTGATTACGGCACCTTGGCCAGGTAATGTAAGACAGCTTGAAAACGTTGTTCAGAAAACGGTTGCGTTATCCACCTCGCAGGTGATTTCTGCTGACCAGGTTCAGCGAGCACTGGATGTAGAAAAAACCTATTTACCCACACTGAGTCAGGCCAAACAACAGTTTGAGCATGACTATCTGTTAAAACTGTTGCGAATTGCCAACGGCTCGGTGACAGAAGCATCGCGGCTGGCCCAGCGCAACAGAACTGATTTTTACAAACTTCTGAAGCGGCACAAGATCCAGCCGGGCCAGTTTAAATAG